In Pleurocapsa sp. PCC 7319, the following are encoded in one genomic region:
- a CDS encoding exonuclease domain-containing protein, with translation MDFVVIDTEGTRDLREIAIIGSDGKLIYEALNQEYSDYIQPIIQNKPLKNILLDFLEITEHKLLIFHNAKHDLQVLKKSFQKANLPGKNFPQVKCTLQLAQQSFPSYYSYSLEYLAKKLNLKVDRQYFDTRQAHTARYDAQFTYQLYLAIHQHMTQTSITINPFGSSRVDNPFQSHPDNTNIYHSQYTILESVIDDIKYDQNHQSKGAVVIGEPGTGKTHLIMRLAKQRLELNRLLFIPCPNDATTIKYHTYSCILESLNKQIPETKFTQLEYFLANTFVGIIQSSHNQTQKIKAILDSIQNNPLKLYEILGGAGTQSRRNSWDSIERITNEWWLNKYGAAGYAPEIIRGIVKFCRYSDPNYKQLVKKWLAADELEAEELTKIGLSNWNDEISKEDFSLEAIAVLGKLSLLNEPLIIVFDQLEMLGLEHNRNILLNFGEAVKEIFTRVPHSLIIFNLFADRWRQLQQTFDGSIIDRIAQYQVILESPSTKDIQDILQLKAQETKIDLANLFTPQEIEQIISNKPSIRAVLNNAAEYFRYKYKNIPLPNRKLKAIANLGENESQAEILSRLSKLESQQNRLEQLLKNIAQAFNTFVDNSDEDNEESSLAINNHNSASAIPSEPVSSDSKLVPKSLDAKIIDYLGIQQRLLEQEYSEAEILLDEKDAGKLKDIVLAFQKIINLELDILPSKRVLPAHIVITNKNLCIGFLSACKGSKFTSRIQNYNEIVATKDQIKFLLWRDERSDPIKNGTVGSKEIIKLNNTKNGYYKPIERNNRITFELIYKFISAIYNQDLEIDIDTELESSLQIVADYFREYWLIKELF, from the coding sequence TTGGATTTTGTAGTTATTGATACAGAAGGAACAAGAGACTTGAGAGAAATTGCCATTATTGGTAGTGACGGCAAATTAATATATGAGGCTTTAAATCAGGAATATTCTGATTATATACAGCCCATCATCCAGAACAAGCCTCTGAAAAATATACTTTTAGATTTTTTAGAAATTACTGAGCATAAACTGCTGATATTTCATAATGCCAAGCATGATCTTCAAGTTTTAAAAAAAAGTTTCCAAAAAGCTAATTTACCTGGAAAAAATTTTCCTCAGGTAAAGTGTACATTGCAATTAGCTCAACAATCTTTTCCCAGTTATTATTCATACTCCTTAGAGTATTTAGCCAAAAAGCTAAATTTAAAAGTAGATCGTCAGTATTTTGATACTCGACAAGCTCATACAGCCAGATATGATGCTCAATTTACTTACCAACTATACTTAGCCATTCACCAGCATATGACTCAAACTTCTATAACAATTAATCCCTTTGGTAGTAGTCGGGTTGATAATCCATTTCAAAGTCATCCTGACAATACTAATATTTATCATTCTCAATATACAATTTTAGAATCGGTAATTGATGATATTAAATACGATCAAAATCATCAAAGTAAAGGTGCAGTAGTCATTGGCGAACCTGGAACTGGGAAAACTCATCTAATCATGCGTTTAGCCAAACAAAGGTTAGAGCTTAATCGCCTGTTGTTTATTCCCTGTCCTAATGATGCAACTACAATTAAGTACCATACCTACAGCTGCATTTTAGAATCATTAAATAAACAGATACCAGAAACAAAATTTACCCAGTTAGAGTATTTTTTGGCCAATACTTTTGTGGGTATTATTCAATCTAGTCATAATCAGACTCAAAAAATCAAAGCTATTTTAGATAGTATTCAAAATAATCCTCTTAAACTATATGAAATATTAGGAGGAGCAGGAACCCAGTCTAGAAGGAATAGCTGGGATTCGATTGAAAGAATAACCAATGAATGGTGGCTCAATAAATATGGTGCGGCAGGTTATGCGCCAGAAATTATTCGAGGAATTGTTAAATTTTGTCGCTACTCCGATCCCAACTATAAACAATTAGTCAAGAAATGGTTGGCTGCTGATGAATTAGAAGCAGAAGAATTAACTAAAATTGGCTTAAGCAATTGGAACGATGAGATTAGTAAAGAAGATTTTTCTTTAGAAGCGATCGCAGTTTTAGGCAAGCTTTCTTTGCTCAATGAACCGTTGATCATAGTCTTTGACCAGCTTGAAATGCTAGGTTTAGAACACAATCGTAATATCTTGCTTAACTTTGGAGAAGCAGTAAAAGAAATTTTCACCAGAGTACCTCATAGCCTAATTATCTTTAATTTATTTGCCGATCGTTGGCGACAGCTACAGCAAACATTTGATGGTTCCATTATCGATCGCATTGCTCAATATCAAGTGATTTTGGAGTCCCCATCAACCAAAGATATCCAAGATATTCTGCAACTAAAAGCTCAGGAGACCAAAATAGATTTGGCAAATTTATTTACACCACAAGAGATAGAGCAAATTATTAGCAATAAACCTTCAATACGTGCAGTCTTAAATAATGCTGCTGAATATTTTCGTTATAAATATAAAAATATTCCTCTTCCAAATCGCAAACTTAAAGCTATTGCCAACTTAGGAGAGAATGAGTCACAAGCAGAAATTTTATCGAGATTAAGCAAACTAGAATCTCAACAAAATCGATTGGAGCAGTTACTTAAAAATATTGCTCAAGCTTTTAATACTTTTGTTGACAACTCAGATGAAGATAATGAAGAAAGTTCTTTGGCAATAAACAATCACAATTCAGCTTCCGCTATACCATCAGAACCAGTTAGCTCAGATTCTAAGTTAGTTCCAAAATCTCTGGATGCTAAAATTATTGATTATCTGGGAATTCAGCAAAGACTTCTCGAACAAGAATATAGTGAAGCGGAAATTTTACTCGATGAGAAAGATGCTGGAAAACTCAAAGATATCGTTCTAGCTTTTCAGAAAATCATTAATCTAGAGTTGGATATTTTGCCTAGTAAGCGAGTTTTACCTGCTCATATAGTTATCACTAATAAAAACCTTTGTATTGGCTTTCTCAGTGCTTGTAAAGGTAGTAAGTTTACTTCTCGGATTCAAAATTATAATGAAATTGTCGCTACTAAAGACCAAATCAAATTCTTACTTTGGCGTGATGAGAGAAGTGATCCCATCAAAAATGGAACAGTGGGCAGTAAGGAAATAATTAAACTCAATAATACTAAAAATGGATACTATAAGCCAATTGAGCGCAACAATCGGATAACATTTGAATTAATCTATAAATTTATCAGTGCTATCTATAACCAAGATTTAGAAATAGATATTGACACTGAGCTAGAATCTTCACTACAGATAGTTGCCGATTATTTTCGGGAATACTGGCTCATAAAAGAATTATTTTAG
- a CDS encoding PAP/fibrillin family protein: MSNKAELLEAIAGKNRGLLANEIDNVRVLSAIQQLEDSNPTPKPLESKDLLNGDWRLLYTTSKSILGLDRFPLLKLGQIYQCIRVSEAKVYNIAEIVGLPMLEGLVSVAASFEPISESRVNVVFERSIIGLQRLLSYKTPGKLIQQIESGKKFLPLDFKIDRGEQKGWLDTTYLDHDMRIGRGNEGNVFVLTKET, translated from the coding sequence ATGAGTAATAAAGCAGAATTATTAGAAGCGATCGCTGGAAAAAATCGTGGGTTGCTGGCTAATGAAATTGATAATGTTCGAGTTCTCTCGGCAATTCAACAGTTAGAGGACTCAAATCCTACTCCTAAACCCTTAGAATCAAAAGATTTATTAAATGGTGATTGGCGCTTACTATATACCACCAGCAAATCTATTCTGGGTTTAGACCGTTTTCCCTTATTAAAGTTGGGACAAATATATCAATGTATTCGAGTATCAGAAGCTAAAGTGTATAACATCGCTGAAATTGTTGGCTTGCCAATGCTAGAGGGGTTAGTAAGCGTTGCGGCAAGCTTTGAGCCGATTTCAGAATCTCGCGTAAACGTAGTGTTTGAACGTTCTATTATCGGTTTACAGCGACTATTAAGTTACAAAACTCCAGGAAAATTAATCCAACAAATAGAATCCGGCAAAAAGTTTTTGCCGTTAGATTTTAAAATTGATCGCGGAGAACAAAAAGGCTGGTTAGATACTACTTACTTGGATCATGATATGCGAATTGGTCGAGGCAATGAAGGAAATGTCTTTGTATTGACCAAAGAAACTTAA
- the psb35 gene encoding photosystem II assembly protein Psb35, translating to MNLLFAVAGEFPTYFVAVYVIGFIAAVSIGSIAWYNSKRPAGWENAERPDIVPKVDAEQDSKGDS from the coding sequence ATGAATTTGTTGTTCGCAGTAGCAGGTGAATTTCCTACTTATTTTGTCGCCGTATATGTAATTGGTTTTATCGCAGCCGTATCTATAGGATCAATTGCTTGGTATAACTCCAAACGTCCTGCGGGTTGGGAAAATGCAGAGCGTCCTGATATTGTCCCTAAAGTAGATGCAGAGCAAGATTCAAAAGGCGATAGTTAG
- the fghA gene encoding S-formylglutathione hydrolase — translation MSHSLSLKSESRCFDGTVAYYAHHSSSCDSKMNFAVYLPPQVNVQPVPILYYLSGLTCTEENFITKAGAQRYAAEMGIMLVAPDTSPRNTGIPGEDDTWDLGSGASFYVDATVEPWQKHYQMYSYVTQELPQLIAANFPVKPEKQSIFGHSMGGHGALICALNNPQQYLSVSAFAPIASPMNCPWGDNLFTAYLGRDKDQWAKYDATELIKQTQLDSTILIDQGTADEFYQQKQLLPENFQAACQQVGQKLNLRWQTGYDHSYFMISSFIKDHIQHHAQYLNK, via the coding sequence ATGTCTCATTCTCTAAGTCTCAAGTCCGAATCTCGCTGCTTTGATGGCACTGTTGCTTACTACGCTCATCATTCATCTAGTTGTGACAGTAAGATGAATTTTGCGGTTTATCTCCCTCCCCAAGTCAACGTGCAACCAGTGCCAATTCTTTACTATCTTTCTGGATTAACCTGCACTGAAGAAAACTTTATTACGAAAGCAGGGGCACAACGTTATGCTGCTGAAATGGGGATTATGTTAGTTGCCCCCGATACAAGCCCTCGTAATACAGGAATACCAGGAGAAGACGATACTTGGGATTTGGGCAGCGGAGCGAGTTTTTATGTAGATGCTACGGTTGAACCTTGGCAGAAGCACTATCAAATGTATAGTTACGTTACTCAAGAATTGCCTCAGTTAATTGCTGCTAATTTTCCAGTCAAACCGGAAAAACAAAGTATTTTTGGACATTCAATGGGAGGACATGGGGCATTAATTTGTGCTTTAAATAATCCTCAACAATATTTATCGGTATCTGCTTTTGCCCCCATAGCATCACCCATGAATTGTCCTTGGGGAGATAACCTTTTTACCGCATATTTGGGTCGGGACAAAGATCAGTGGGCAAAATATGATGCCACAGAACTAATCAAGCAAACTCAGTTAGACTCGACAATTCTGATCGATCAAGGCACAGCCGATGAATTTTACCAACAAAAGCAATTGTTACCGGAAAACTTTCAAGCAGCTTGCCAACAAGTAGGACAAAAGTTAAATTTACGCTGGCAGACGGGGTACGATCACAGCTACTTCATGATTAGTAGTTTTATAAAGGATCATATTCAGCATCATGCTCAATATTTAAACAAATAA